One Coffea arabica cultivar ET-39 chromosome 5c, Coffea Arabica ET-39 HiFi, whole genome shotgun sequence DNA window includes the following coding sequences:
- the LOC113689191 gene encoding ATP-dependent zinc metalloprotease FTSH 12, chloroplastic-like: protein METLIPEPTPTNVRKFKKGLWRKTTPKGLKLKKFIEGPDGTLVHDSSFVGEDAYDDDDHPWESVKEIIDQDVKLNKEEKKVLEEDLTILGENQESRGTWRERLQAWNEILQKDKLAEQLDSLNARYVVEFDMKEVENSLRKDVLEKVKNNHGNRALWISKRWWRYRPKLPYMYFLQKLDSSEVAAIVFAEDLKRLYVTMKEGFPMEYIIDIPLDPYLFEMISSSGAEVDLLQKRQIHYFLKVVFALLPGILILWFIRESLMLLHITSRCFLYKKYNQLFDMAYAENFILPVGEVGETKSMYKEVVLGGDVWDLLDELLIYMGNPMHYYEKEVKFVRGVLLSGPPGTGKTLFA, encoded by the exons ATGGAGACTCTCATTCCTGAGCCTACTCCCACAAATGTCAGAAA gttcaaaaagggtttgtgGAGGAAGACAACTCCAAAGGGCCTAAAACTCAAAAAGTTTATTGAAGGACCTGATGGAACGCTTGTTCATGATAGTTCTTTTGTTGGGGAAGATGcatatgatgatgatgatcatcCCTGGGAGAGTGTAAAAGAAATTATAGACCAAGATGTGAAATTGaacaaagaagagaagaagGTTTTGGAAGAAGATTTAACAATTTTGG GAGAAAATCAGGAGAGTCGAGGAACTTGGCGTGAAAGGCTTCAAGCATGGAATGAAATCCTTCAGAAGGATAAGTTAGCTGAACAATTAGATTCATTGAATGCCAGATATGTAGTTGAGTTCGATATGAAAGAAGTTGAGAATAGCCTGCGCAAAGATGTTCTTGAAAAGGTCAAGAACAACCACGGAAACCGAGCGCTGTGGATTTCTAAAAGATGGTGGCGCTACCGCCCTAAACTTCCTTACATGTATTTTCTTCAGAAACTTGATTCTTCTGAG GTCGCTGCTATTGTTTTCGCAGAAGACCTGAAAAGGTTGTATGTGACAATGAAAGAAGGGTTCCCAATGGAGTATATT ATAGATATTCCACTTGATCCTTATTTGTTTGAGATGATATCAAGTTCTGGAGCTGAAGTTGATCTCCTCCAAAAGCGGCAGATTCATTACTTTCTTAAAGTTGTCTTTGCTTTGCTACCTGGCATACTGATATTGTGGTTCATAAGAGAATCTCTGATGCTTCTTCACATCACTTCAAGATGTTTCCTTTATAAGAAGTACAATCAACTCTTCGACATGGCTTATgctgaaaatttcattttg CCAGTAGGGGAAGTTGGGGAAACAAAGTCTATGTACAAAGAAGTAGTACTGGGAGGAGATGTCTGGGATCTACTAGATGAGTTGCTGATATACATGGGAAATCCCATGCATTATTATGAAAAAGAAGTGAAGTTTGTGCGG